caatcaaaggccatgtttgcctaagtctcttacatcacttagtgaagacaagcatttaatgtaatacttttgatttttaatcgttttgcactttttatttggttttgtattaatgactttaataactagtttcttatgttgaaggtgaaacttccttatcatttgtccgtggtgtcttggtgttattttactgtctatataaaataaaagaatttcaccattcatatctctccggtctatatagagatatatTGGCTACGTGGttgggttaagggaatggtttggtaaggttcttgacttgttcagtgtatagatcctgcaaggacctgggtcaagcttactaggacctcatcaaatacccactggtattggatggcgggggtgcgaatggcttgatcccctcatatgtaaactactattaatacattaacccggctacttgggattgtatccctgctgactcaaaccacttagccgagggtaacgtcgccttcaaaagaggggcctaccacattacacattaataacttaattaattatctttcaatattccgaccctttgggattgtatccttgctgactcaaaccactgggttgagggtaacgtcaccttcaaaagaggggcctactactataactaagataatctattaaaaagtgcaaaagtgaggaaatcatcaaaggttacattaaaggcgagtcgaatccaagtgattcatcttgtctatctgttttgttttattttatttttcagcatttttagtttttatttttcatgtttaaaaccttttctaaaacttttgatttgattagacattgaggataaaccggtactaaaagctcttgtgtccttggacgacctcggtatcttcccaacgctatactacgctcacgatgggtagaactcggcatggggaagtcaccgcggagctagcttggtcgggtagcggctcccggagtgagatcactccggcggttgggaggaccatgcactatcccccccccccctcacgatgggtgcacttgcccatatgtgtgtttagtgttagtagactatcttgttttataaatttaaaacttgactaatgtgttaaaaagggcttaaaatataaacaaaaaaatatataacgctacacacgcatcatCTGCAGACATTAACGGTCATGTCAGAGGAGACAAATATGATATTGCTTGTTGAAGACGTCCGACCCATCAGCCCATCTTCTTCTCCACACTTTTCGGCTATATATACCAGACTTCAACAACAGGTTTAAGGATCGGCTCTCTCACTCTCATACTCTTAACACACAGAGTCGTTTATTTCTTCTTAAACGATTTTTATTCTTGCGCCGAagggtggttacaaggagaacctCCAACCTCTCCTCCTTATAACAAGTCTTACGATGTTTTGTTTTGTAGGTAACAATCGGGTCATCGTCGAGGAAAGATTAACGATTTACCTTATTTGACGAGAGCGTTCCGACAAGAATAAATCCCTTAGATTTAGACTTGGTGTCAGGTGGTTTCATTGAACTCATTGGGGTGGTTGTTcataatttcttttttttttttactatagAAAGTTTGGTTTATAATGagtagagttaattacacaaatgggtcctgtggtttgtacataatttcgcctttgggtactaacttctttttttaacaggtttaggttctatagTTTCAaatttgtaacacctttgggtactaacaacaaaattagttaattaataactaaaatacccttgcatttttttaagtttatcaatgtaacacatttgggtactaacacctaattttatttaagtttaaatcaattttacaaaatctatttatttttttgttttcattattttattatatctcttaattaacataaagtctatttattttttttattttcgtatttttattaaatttcttatttaacataaaatctacttgttacaccagtattttttaaataaaatctactagctatatagttttatgtaaattaaattttcgtttttaattttggattgaaatgattgataataataaatatctttcatgtaaaaaaatttaagcctttttttaactcgtttttttgttcatttacattttactattttagaaagatatttaatttacataaaactatatagctaggtattttagataaaactatatagctaggtattttagataaaactaaaaaaatttaagccttttttaactcgtttttttttttgtaaaatagatatttaatttacataaaactatatagctagtaggttttactggtgcaactagtagattttatgtaaattaaatatctttctaaaatagtaaaatgtaaatgaacaaaaaacgagctaaaaatggcttaatttttttacatgaatgatatttattattattattatcaatcatatatatccaaaattcaaaacgagtaaggtttacattatttaaaactagtaagaaatttaatttacataaaactatatagctagtagattttatttaaaaaatctatttaaaaaatacTGGTgcaacaagtagattttatgttaaataagaaatttaataaaaatacgaaaataaaaaaaataaatagactttatgttaattaagagatataataaaataatgaaaacaaaaaataaatagattttgtaaaattgatttaaacttaaataaaattaggtgttagtacccaaatgtgttacattgataaacttaaaaaaatgcaagggtattttagtcattaattaactaattttggtgttagtacccaaaggtgttacaaaattgaaaccatagaacctaaatatgttaaaataaaaagttaataccCAAAGgtgaaattaggtataaaccacaggacccatttgtgtaattaactctaatgaGTATATAAAGTGATAATGTATTTAACCTTAATGGATTGAGTTCTTAAACAACAAAGTTATACATGTTATCTTAAAATATATAGCAACTAGTACATACAACCCGTTATATACGAATCTACTTCCTGGATTCGTACGAATGAACAATCCCAACCTAGATTCGTATGAATCTGCAAAAACTAGATTCGTCCGAACACATCTGAACATAAATAGCAATGTTTTACAGTGATTTGATTAAGATTTTGTtagaattttgatctgaaactttgtaggattgtTTAAAAACGTTTTTCACACAACATATCCAAAATttagccaattttaaccgtgaaatcttcataaatctgagttcaaagTTCAAAAAGAAATGTAGAAGATGAGTAGAAGAAGAAGATATGAAGAAAGATGATAAAATTTGTCTCGGATTTGCTTGAATCTTCCTGAATTCTTGTGTCTTCAATCCGTGCAATTAATCACCCgatctgataccacttgtaattCGCTCTAGGATCGATTCATAACTGTTGAATAACCGTTGAAAGCGTAGAACACGTATCTTGTGTGGAATCCAATTACGTGTGTAGATTGAACACCAAGAAGTAATTAAACTATGATTTCTATTGATTGTAGAACGTTACAAAACCACGAAATCAAActgacagagtttcccctctaAGTCAGCAAAGTTACAATGAACAAGACCCTactcttctatttataggcatagTTGATTCGTACAAGGATACCTACGAATGGACCTTCATTCGTACGAACCTGCTACTAGGAATGGACAACCATAACTATGAACCAACATATGTTGGTTCGTATGAACCGACTTGTTCAACCTCCATTTGTACGAATCTGAATATATGTTGATTCGTACGAATCAACATCTCCAAACATGCAATCTTCAGTTTGAACCATGTCTTGATCATTTATTCCAGCTATGATACGTGATTGATGGAAGCGATAGACATTTGCACtcacaattttttttgtttttatcggCTATTTTTTGTGTGTGTTATTTTGGTGTCTTAATCTGGAAGGTTGTTATCTGTGAGTATTATATATTAAAACAGTAAATTTATTATTTAGATGGGGTGGTAAGTTATGGTATTTATGTTAAAAGTGATTATTACAAGTCACATTACAGTCACATCaatattaattcatttttttctttatatagaggtttttaatatttaataattataaTGCTCAATTCACATTTTTTGTTGTGCACTTTCATCAATGTGGATATAGGTATATGAAACTCGTCATCAGCATCAATTTCTACAAAATCGCATGTGACTCAAAACTAGACTTCGCACATTATTAAAAACCATACTATTTTTTTCACAGCTGTTTCGCATGTTATAATAAACCACACACAGTAGCTTCACATTTATTTCGCATGTTTTCATCTATTTCGCATGTTATAATAAACCACACCTATATGCAATGTAAAATTAGAATTCGCATATTACAATAATCCAAACATAACCTAGAAGTTCAAATGTTTTTTCGCATGTTTTCAAACCATGTTTTCATCTATTTTGCATATTATATAACTCATAACCAAGACATAACGTACTACTTCAAATGTATTTCGCATGTTGTAAAAACCCTGTTTTGATTGTTGGTCGATCGATGTTAGTCTTGTTCCGTTTATCCCCTACAACTCCCAAATCAGTAGTTCTTATTATCGTATGATGAAATCGCACCAAAAGGAACGAAGGGAGGTTGGGGAAGAAGAATCTCAGGTTGTTGAATTTGATTTAGGGCTTGATTTTGAACTATCTTCGGTCAGTTACAAAGATTATGATCTCCCACAAATGATTTTAGCCTTTTCGGTATGATTTGAATATATTAATATGATTAATTTAATCATATAAATTAGTTTCGCCCGCATTTGATTTGTTGAAGATCATACAGTTGTGGGCATCGCGTACATAATGTAGGATAAAAGGTATTGTAAGTTAACCAgcctctatatatatacataaagatACACACACATATACTAGAAAGGTGACCACGCGATGCAACGGGAAACACCTACACTGTTAGAGTGTGCATTATTCGGTTGGTGTGGTTATTATCCTCAATCAAAACCAAAGTAtcaattagtctattttattaacaaaCTGGTTTTCGGTTTATTCGGTTGGATTGACGGTTTTTTGTTTGATTCATTTAGTTTCGGTTAATAGCCAAAACCAAACTTgggctaaaacttttgcttagagagacatgaaattgaggtataaatacatgaaataattGTGTAAATCCATGAAATGTAAGTAGGaatacatgaaatggaggtataaaatatgaaatacatgaacttaaggtataaaagctagaaatatatgaaaatatgaatagTTTGGTTCGGTTCAGTTAAATTTGGTTAAATGAGGGTACAAAAAAATTGATAACCAGTGGGGTTTCGGTTAATCAATTTTTAGTTAATTCATTTTTGGTCGATTTATGTCAGGTTCGTCTGTTTTTTGTACGCTTCTGGTTAACTATTCGGTTATCGCTTATCCTTATACATTGTTAATCACGTAAGatatcaatttttttaattaaaaagacTATACCAATACTATACTCAAATTGTGTAAAATCATGATGGTAGTTAGTTTTTTACAAGGGGATAAAGTtactaactaattatctataactGTTTTGTTAAAGACGAGGGAATTAAAGTGTAATTAAGATAAGAGGATTGAAGTGTAACAAGTGTTTGAAAAACTAATTTATCCTCATTTTAAGTTATATCTTGTGCATTAAAACAAAAACAAGATCTTAACTTTAATGTATTTTTAAAAGGCCATTGTGTTATCAattttatatagtatagatttatatTGTTGTTATGTAATAAGTTTAGTATTAATTATATCTATGTACTTAAACTTGATTTgtattcatttgtgttcgtctTTGTTTCTCGAGAAAGTTAACTAACAAACACGAATAAATTCATATTCTTAATGAATGAATATGAACATGAAATTTCATTTGGTAAGTGTTCGTGAACTTGTTCAATGTTATACCGAACACAAAAAAGATTGTATTCGGCCCGATTCGTTTAAAGCCATATATGTAAGCAATAATAATTTCAACAGGAATTGATTATACGGTACAAATTAGTTATTGAAATAAGTGGATAaacaactaaataaataataaataaataaataatatactCTTTGTGATACTCTTTAGGGTTTTAAGATTGAAGGTTAAAAGTTGGTATAAACCAGATTCTAAAGTTTTAAGATAGTAGAATGGTGAAATGTTAATAGTATTTAATTAAATGGGTTAATGTGATATTTTAGTTATTTTCTAATTGAATAAAGTCATTACCCCCTAGCTCAACGATAAATATAATATAAACATGTACGTTTAATCAATCTAGTTTCATTAATGCAAAAACCAAACAAGAATCAAAGACAAAGTTAGAAAGCTGATAAAATAGAAGATCCATCATTTTGCATCTTCTTGACACACTCTAGAGCAAAAAAACTTATCGAGTTTTTCAACATCTTCATTTTTCAAGTCCAGGCATGATGGATGGTACCTACAAAATTATCAAATCAACAGGGTATCAAAGGTAATATCATACAATCTCATAGGTCTACCCAAGAAGCAAACTTTTAGGCTTTTCctcctaaatatatatatatgtatatatatatatatatatatatatatatatatatagggaaagtataatgtacttcaaggcttaacctacattaacatacatgacaaaaaatataacgtgcgttattatcatagaacgtgcgtgattatagtcccatgcgtgattatgtggtcccatgcgtgattatgtggtcccgtgcgtgattatgtggtcccatgcgtgattatacccctgatccaacggttaccattgtctcctacgtgatgtatgataaggctttttgtatgttaaccttactctatatatatatatatatatatatgtagacaTTGAATCTTTAACAAATTCTAACACCATTTGGTTTAGTTAAAAACTCAAATTAACGAAACAAATCATTTTGATACACATGTATGAGAGTCGGTGTCCAACATTCTTTGGAAAATTATGTCCTATATATCTATATGATTACCGGAAAAAGTCACCCAAGGATCAGTTCAACACAAGGGGATATATTAAACATGAGGATAAAGACTCTCATACATGTTTATCGTAGTGATTTATTTCtttaattttgatttttaaccaaatcaaaatCAAATGATGTTGAAATTGGTTAGAGATTCAATGTCTATAGATGTGTTCTAGGCTAGTAGAACCCATTTgcaatataaataaaattataaggGTGAATTATAATTAAACATCACTATCAAGGAAATGAtgagttttgtttttttttttatcaagtgAAGTATGTGCATGAAGCCTGTGCGCATCATGGCAATGTTATTAAAGATGACTATGTTTGTAAACCACTTTCGTATACGTCTCTTCAAATTTGTAGCGCATACTATTGACAAATAACCAAGATGTAATTGAGAATGAGATAGATACCAGCTCTTGCATGTATCACATTGCACCATATAAGTATCGGGGTTGTAGGGATTATTACACTTACAGTACCTTCATATATGATAAAATAAGCTTAGTGTAAATATCCATCCTCCCAAAATAATTAAAGTGAAGATTATAAAGCTAACTGATGGATCCAAATCAAAAGAGTACTCACACTGTAACACGTTTCGGTGTGAAACGTTCTCCAGCCGCAACATGTGGATCATGTTCTCCGGCATCATATTCATACCGACAGAAATAGTCATCAACGCCCACATACTTGAGCTTCAAATATTGCTGTAATGTATGAACGACACATTTTCCCTGTATCGTTTGTGTGCTCTGCATATCATAGTTATTGCTTAGAAAGATTTCCTTTTCTCCATGAAAAACCCTCCTACCGACTTCTGTGTCCTCTGGCCGATAATACCAGCGAACCCTAACCATCATCTCATTATTTCCATCATCAGCCACGAGTCTTTCTACACGGGCAACATAGGGAGGTGTATCCGACTCGGCAGGTCTCATAAGCACGCAATCACCACCTGTAAAAACAAGTAAAATTAAAGCCACCGTCAAGTCAGCTTGTAGACATTTTTAACCTAGAATAGACATGTATGACTACACGAATACAATCCgcatttattaataaaaaaactaCAATCACAACATCAAAGTTTATGTTTTTGCAGTCGCTGACAGTAAAACAAGTCTAGAACATCAAGGATCGGGACTTTTGAGTGTTAGTGAGACATGCTAAATAAagaaacacacacacaaaacacATACATACAAATGGAGTTATATTGATGTATATAAAAAGGACCTATGAAGGGATTTAAGGATGATTTACTTACGTCTGAGGGTTATGTCCGTTCCGCTGATGTTGTAAGAATTTACACGATTTGTCTTCTGCGCCATTAAAATCGATCTTTAGCGGAATCTAGACACTTGTTGATGCTAAATTA
This is a stretch of genomic DNA from Helianthus annuus cultivar XRQ/B chromosome 16, HanXRQr2.0-SUNRISE, whole genome shotgun sequence. It encodes these proteins:
- the LOC110919161 gene encoding chromatin remodeling protein EBS, giving the protein MRPAESDTPPYVARVERLVADDGNNEMMVRVRWYYRPEDTEVGRRVFHGEKEIFLSNNYDMQSTQTIQGKCVVHTLQQYLKLKYVGVDDYFCRYEYDAGEHDPHVAAGERFTPKRVTVYCKCNNPYNPDTYMVQCDTCKSWYHPSCLDLKNEDVEKLDKFFCSRVCQEDAK